Part of the Streptomyces sp. f51 genome is shown below.
GGGCCGCCGCGAACCCTTGACAGTGCACCCGCACGCGTCAAATCTGGCTCCAGAGCCGCTCGTCCCAGGGAGGCGCCCATGCCCGCAGCGCGCGAATCGCTCCTGGACGCCGCTTATACGGCACTCGCGCGCCGGCCGTGGACCGCGGTGCGGATGGTCGACGTGGCCGCGGTGGCCGGGGTGTCACGCCAGACGCTCTACAACGAGTTCGGGAGCAAGGAAGGCCTCGCGCGCGCTCTCGTACGACGGGAGGCCGACGCCTATCTCGCCGGGATCGACCGGGCCCTGGCCGCGCACACGGACGCACGGGACCGGCTGGCCGCGACAGCGGAATGGACCACCTCGACGGCCCGCAGCAACGCGCTGGTGCGGGCGATGCTGACCGGATGCTGGAGCGAGCGGCTGCCCTCGCCCGCGCTGTCCGCCGTGCCCTCCTCGTCCGCGGTGCCCGCGCAGCGGCGGGCCGACGGACCGCTGCCCTCGCCCACCGACTTCGTGGCGCTGGTCCGCGACCGCGCGGTCGCGGCGCTGGCCCTGACCCGGGCGGACACCCCCGAGGTCACCCGGATCTGTGAACTGGTGGCCAGGATCGCGCTGTCGTGCGTCGTCGCGCCGCCCGCCAGGGGCGGTGTCACGGACCTGGTCAGGACCGCGCTGGCACCGTCCCATCGGATCGGGGTGTGAACGGCGGGGCCCGGGCTCCCCGGCACCCGGCGCGTACGGGGACTCAGCGCGTACGGGGACTCAGTGCGCCGACCCCGACAGCTGGAGCCCGATGACGCCGAGGATGACCAGGCTGATCGAGACGATCTTGAGGACGGAGACCAG
Proteins encoded:
- a CDS encoding TetR/AcrR family transcriptional regulator; its protein translation is MPAARESLLDAAYTALARRPWTAVRMVDVAAVAGVSRQTLYNEFGSKEGLARALVRREADAYLAGIDRALAAHTDARDRLAATAEWTTSTARSNALVRAMLTGCWSERLPSPALSAVPSSSAVPAQRRADGPLPSPTDFVALVRDRAVAALALTRADTPEVTRICELVARIALSCVVAPPARGGVTDLVRTALAPSHRIGV